The following DNA comes from Schistocerca gregaria isolate iqSchGreg1 unplaced genomic scaffold, iqSchGreg1.2 ptg000875l, whole genome shotgun sequence.
CTCCTACTCTAGTTATGCATTATTTTTTTGAATGTGCTGGTTCCAGACGTAACAGATTTCTATTAGAATCAAGTGTTCCTTAAATACGcaattacctttatcgtctgctcCTCTCCCATGCTTCTCAAAGCCAGATAAGGCAGATACGTACATTTCCCTTCATGTCGTTAGAACTCGGGGGACTGAATTATATAACCCTGCAAGGCGTACACCTTTTTCCAAATTCAAGTCGGCATACATGCGAATAATAAAGTAGCACCTTTATATATGAAACCCATTGCTCAGGTCAATCTGAATTTTTGCAAAATGATCCGTGCCATTACAGTGGTCCAATTAATATTCATAGACCAAGGAATGTAAACCGCTAATCTACTTAAAACGTACTGAAAAGACAGACCGTGCAAATTGAGAAATGCCATCCACACGTCCAAACCTGTGTTTTATAAAACTGCATTTTATTCTTTGAATAAGCAAAGGAGATGCGAACTAAACGACCAGCCAAAAAATTTTTTCGATATTGTAAAATAATATGGCAAAAACTTGAGTCTAATAGTCGCATTAATTTTCGTAAAAACATCAATATATGAGACGTTCTGAAAAACACCTAAATGTTTACGGGCTTTTACAAAATATAAGGCGTACCAAAATCTGACGGCCTTAGTCTTTTGTTACGTAATTGATGGCAGCTTTATATTGTGAAGCATCTGATTCCAACAACATTGAGTCAACGCATATTCAGCATACGCCAATAATGTAAACATGCCAACCACATGACCTACTCTAGTATATCGTACATCTTACTCTGAACCAGACAGATTTAAGTCACTTCATCGGTCGTGTATACATGGCCCCGGAGTCTAGAGTGATAGCTGCCGATTTAGGGGGAGCTGAGCTGAACGTAATAGACAGCATTTTTTGATTACTCTAGTATTTCAGGATACAACGCAATATTGGTATCAAACGTGTTATCGTATTCGATGTTGGGAGTGACAGCAGACAAAAATTTGAGAAAGATAAACAAGTAAAGGTCAATTTTGGGTTCTTTCCCCATATGTTTCATGGCCTCGATAATCTTCTTCATAAGGCTAGCGTGCTTACATGGATGAATAGAGGCATAGGGCAGGCCCAAATGTGGATGTGGTTTGATTGTGACAGTCTGTCCTCGATAATCTTCAGAAATGTCCTCATAAATCTGCTTTGGCGCCAAAGGCTGCCCATTCTCATCGTAGCCAAAAAGCCAGACATGAGGTACTTGATAATATTGATTATAGCAAATAGTAACGGTGTAGCTTCTGGTTTTTTGTGATTCTTCAATAGGAACAACCAGGTCCACGTCATCAAATAGATTGTTTTCACCACTGAATGTTTCGGCATCCAGGACTTCGTCATCTTCACCTGTGTCATTTCCTTCATTGTACAAGCTTTCAGCAGGTACTTCAATCTCTTCTTCTAAAGGTTCATCAGGGATAAGTACGGTCCAGTTGTCTTCAACAACAACAGGATTATGCTTAGACTTCGAAGTTGGATTGCACGTTACTGCATATTTTCCGAAAGTAAGGGAGAAGAAGCCGCGAGTTTCGAATTTGAACAGCAGAGATAAGTTTACTGATTAAAAGGAGAAAGCGCGATGTGTTCGATTTCAGGCCATAAGAACACCGCGCATACATATATTGCGTACTGTGAATAGACATACCATTTGATGTTAATAAAAACTGCTTGTCGGGAGGTAAATACTTAACTGCCCTATTAGGGTCACATCCAGACCTAATTTTATCGTTTccaatattgtaagaaaatgaattcGTAGTTATCCTTACACATAATGCAAACCGCAAATTTGTGTGATAGGGTGTGCGTCGTATACACGTACCAACTCCAACTACCACACTTATGAACCAACAGGTCACCTGCTGTTACGAACTAGGATTTGGTGAGCATTCATTTTATTTCTTCGCTGGCAAAACAGATGTTAAGTGTGTAGAGAGTATTTTGCTTGCGTATTGTGTTCTGCACAAGGGTTTACCTCTTCAGGTGTTAATTTCCCAGTCGTCAAAAAGGTAGACGTATTCGAAGTCTTAGAGACGGTGTTGCTTGCTTTAATGAACGTGTCGTGCAGGCGTTCTTTTAGACTTAAACCACTCATTTTAGCTAACCAATCTGAGCTATTCAATCTGTGAAGCTGTTTAACTACGATTTTACACTCTTATTGTCGAGCTAGATGATTAGGCAATAGAAATATGAACTGCCTAATAGGGCATACGACGAGTTTTATATAGAAAGTTTTATTGATATAAAATTGAGTTGTTTGAGAAATTCGAGCAATGTCATGTGTACTTCTTCTCGATAACTTATTTGCCGCTATAGTACTTTAGGACCAACAGATTTTTGGGAATTTTAGACAAATATTCACGAAATACAGACTAGATAAGGAACGAAATGGTCGTTGTTGAATATGATAAATTTTGACATTCTTGACATTAGGGATCACCTCTTACGAGCCCACCTTCTGTTGACCGACTACACTGCCTGTTGTTTAAACTGAGGTGTATCGTGAATTCTTTTTGACATTATTTATATATAGTGTAGAGAAAAATTGATCAGAACATCCTAATATAGCCTTGTACGAAGCGAAAGAATTTATTATGCCTGTTTccaaaaaatgtattttcaaccGTGTAATCCTATTGAATGCACGCTAGTATTCAGTTTTCTTCTGGAAGCTGGGATATGGTAGCACATCTCAAGCAAAGTCAGCCGCTTACAATAATTATAAAAGTTCTTGAATATTGATCGTAAACAAGGATGATAGTTACATTTTGGCATATCACTTCTGCCATTAAAATTTTGAATGCATTTTGCGCTAGAAATTTGCTAGTCCGGACTGTCTTAACTCAAGTAAGAAGTCATATTATAATTATCCGGTCTTCTACTTCTACCCACAGCCAATACCTATAGCCCCACAATCCGAATCAATAGCTTTTCCAAAAATACGGAAGTGCTGTTTGGTTTTAAAATAGAATCATATAATTGAGTGCTTATTTACTGAGTCCACTAAAGTTAATTCGGGGCACATTTTAACTGAACTCTTTCTTTGTACTGTATACGTGCCTTTAGGGCTAATATTTCAATTGCATTTAAAATATTCTTATTTGAAATAGCCTTATATTTTTGTCAAGTCAGTTAGTATTGcatctttgtttattttttcttataaCATTTAAAATGAATGATGCTGCTTATTCATTTTCTCTGACTACCTTCTCTCCTTCTGGAAAGTTGGTTCAGATCGAATATGCTTTACAGGCCGTCGCACAAGGGGCTACTTCCTTAGGCATAAAAGGTAATATTTTAGAACAAGCCTCACAAAGAGATGTTTAGATTTGCTTTTATCCTAATGTTTGCAACAGTATGCAAATATAACTCACTTCGATTTTAAGCCAAGGATGGTGTCGTTATTGCTTGCGAAAAAAAGCTCCATCAGCTAATAATCGAAGACAGTGTTCAAAAGATAGAAAGTGTAACAGATAACATCGGAATGGTCTATTCAGGCATGGGCCCAGACTTTCGCGTTTTAGTTCGAAAAGCTCGTAAGAAGGCACAGATTTACTATCGATTTCACAAAGAGCCTATTTCAGTTATTGGTCTTGTCAGGGAAGTAGCTGCTATTATGCAGGAATATACACAAACGGGGTACGTATTAAGCTACCGGCCATGATAAATAAACTTTTTAGTTAGTCTCATTAACCTGAGTTTTACTCCTATTTACCTTGAGTTGGTTACAAAAATAGCGGAGTAAGGCCCTTTGGGGTTTCCATAATGTTTGCTGGCTGGGATGATCTGGGACCACAGCTGTACCAGGTTGATCCCTCTGGATCATATTTTCCATGGAAAGCATCtgccattggaaaaggaatggttcAAGCTAAGGGGTTTCTTGAGAAGAGGTACCATGAGGACATTGAGGTTGAAGAGGCTATCCACAGAGCACTGTTAACTTTGAAAGAAGGGTTTGATGGTCAGATTACAAAGCAAAACGTAGAAGTTGCTGTTATACGTGAAGACCGAATTTTTACATCATTAACTCCTCTCCAAATCAAAGATTATTTGGAAGACGATGTCAACTAACCCCAGATGTTCAGAGTTCAATAGACCTGACAGAAGTTTGTACTTACACAAAACAAATCATAAACGAATACAATGTTTAACACAAATTTCCCTCAACGttgtaccaaataattatttaagATTTGTTTCTAACTTGTGTTTTCTAAGCGCATAAAATTGTGTTCTTAGTTCATACTAAGGTAAAAATCTTTACTCACATCTCTACAAAAATCTTAAGCATTTTAGGTATAATCATAGATCAATTGAGGACAAAATAGCAAATTGTTTTTGCGAAGTACAGCTTAATATCAAATCTGTAGAATTGTAAATTTAGTTAACAGTCAAATTCTACTACATAtaacaaaaaaaaaccttgttcAACTCATATTAATCTGTAACTCTGAAGCATTCATATAGAGGTGCAGAGCAATCCAGTTCGTTTAGTTTTGGTACGTCATGTTGTTAGTATATTTTCTCTTATTTATTATTGTATTCGACAATAAAGACAGTTTACCACCTGTCCTATGAATAAATCTGACAACTAACAATCTAATGTCTGGTAATAATTGCCCTGTTTCTCTTCAAGGATCACAAAATGAAGTCTAGTACATCCAAGTTATTTACGTGCATGCTCATTCTGGCTTATATAACCAAATATGTTATAGCGGCCGCGGACAATGCTGGAGTGTCTAGTCTACCTGTTGTTTCAGACAATGCATCTGCTACCAGTGCAACCCAACCCACAAGTTCAGCTAACTTACCCCAACAACCGAGTAATACTACTGTACAGCAAAATTCTAGCCAGCCAGAACGTATGACCTTGAATGTTTCTGATGTTAAATAGCTTAtccctaattttcttatttaacctGACCCAGGTCCTGGAAGCGATAGCCAAGTTAAACAACAAGTACCAGTACTAGATCGTAAGACATATTACATTAAACTCTTTTGACGAAGCTTATAATTTGGTGACTAACAAACGCATTTAAATACTATTTGAAGCCAAAAATCCGCATCCATTTGGAGGTTTGGTGCCAATTTTAGAATGTGTTGATTTTGAAGCAGATGGAACAACTGTTGCCTACTTCGGATATAATAATCCCAACCCCAACGAAGTAATGGTGCAAACGGGAAAATACAACCAATTTACCCCTGAGCCTGAGGTATGTGTTATtgtaattaaaactagaatttttTTATATCTTTACTTACCCCAATTATAGGCTCGAAGCCAAACAGTCATATTTTCCTCTGGTAGGTCTTTCCCTTACCCTGTATCGGCTTTCCATGTCAGGTCTTCACAAAAAAGCTATTACTGGCAGCTTAATGGCTATCAAGTTTTAGTTGATGAAAATTCCAATCGATGTAGGAAAGATTGGATTTGCATTTACATCGATCTCTCACATCCTTTGAATGTTGATCAACAGGTATTAGCACGTATCCTGTCCTCCACATCTATTATCATGGGTATTGGAGAGAATCACATAAACTTGCACACAGCAAAACAATCATCTAGCCTCACTCGTATTGTTGTTAATGTAACGCGGAGTGCTGAGAATGATGATTCCGTCATTGATCCTTCCGAAAGTGTTAGCAGATTGTTCAGGGACAACAATTTATACTCGCAATACATAACGTTGTTAAGAGGCTCTTCACACATGAATCCAGTGTTAGTTCGCCCTAGTTCTACTGGACTCGAGAAAATAGGAGTTGAAGTGGGGAAGCCAATGTCCATCTTTGAATCTAATATTGAAACAAATCCCAATAGTGCTAATAATAATGCAGGCAATAGCGTTGTCACATCTAATTCCTCAGGTAATAGCAATAATACATATGGTAAAAACCCTGCTTCCCCATACAGTAGTGATAGCAACGTTAAAAATGGTAGCATGTCTGCTTTTTCAAACAACAGCACAAGTGGAAATAATACGAACTATAGTCCTGGCAATTCTAAAATACCTACAACTGCAACCCCTTCTACTTCACAGAACGGAATAGTTCTTTCGAACTCTGTAGATGCTAACACTCCAATAACAAGTGCGAATACTGATGATCCGGTAAAAAGTAATAGTGCCCAAGGCATTACAACTACTACAGGTACTACAGGCACTACATTAGTAGCATCATCTGTGGCTGGTGGCTTCACATATGGAggtcttaaaattttaattgccAGCGTGTTTGCGAATATTCTGTTGCAGCAGTTGTGCATATAGGACAGATTTAACTGATAAAAACGTTAGTAGAGCTTGACTTTTCTACATAAATCCAGAAAGTTTTTATTATATTTAGGCTATTATTTATTTGTGATATAATGTAGAACCAGTCATTGTTAGTTCTGTAGAATGTCATATACTTCTGATAAGGACATTATTATTAAAGAGGGTTACTTTAAAAAGCGCAATTTTAAAAGTGTCATAGTTAAAAAGTATAAGGTTAGGTTTTTTGTCCTCACAAATAGATATTTAGATTGGTATGACCATCCGGTATGTCTAGGACAGAAAAGCTCGCGGTATACATATTAATAAATAATGTGAGGAGGTTAATAGTTGCGTAATAATGTTTTGGAACATTATAATGTGTAATGtgcatgaaattttaattctgATATTTTTCATTTAGAAAGGAACAAGAAGGGGTACTATATCTCTCAATTACTGTTATGCCCGCATTCATGATGGGAGCGGCTTGATAGTAGGGTCTTGGCTATCTCAGAAGGAGTGGCTTTTACGTGATGAAGGTACGTACATTAAACACAATGGAGA
Coding sequences within:
- the LOC126323927 gene encoding uncharacterized protein LOC126323927, with product MKSSTSKLFTCMLILAYITKYVIAAADNAGVSSLPVVSDNASATSATQPTSSANLPQQPSNTTVQQNSSQPERPGSDSQVKQQVPVLDPKNPHPFGGLVPILECVDFEADGTTVAYFGYNNPNPNEVMVQTGKYNQFTPEPEARSQTVIFSSGRSFPYPVSAFHVRSSQKSYYWQLNGYQVLVDENSNRCRKDWICIYIDLSHPLNVDQQVLARILSSTSIIMGIGENHINLHTAKQSSSLTRIVVNVTRSAENDDSVIDPSESVSRLFRDNNLYSQYITLLRGSSHMNPVLVRPSSTGLEKIGVEVGKPMSIFESNIETNPNSANNNAGNSVVTSNSSGNSNNTYGKNPASPYSSDSNVKNGSMSAFSNNSTSGNNTNYSPGNSKIPTTATPSTSQNGIVLSNSVDANTPITSANTDDPVKSNSAQGITTTTGTTGTTLVASSVAGGFTYGGLKILIASVFANILLQQLCI